In Natronoarchaeum philippinense, a single window of DNA contains:
- a CDS encoding lipoate--protein ligase family protein → MRVLRGRAATPEADRDATAELLERAGETGEPALRVWRPHRQIAFGRRDATAEGYDLARSIAREHGFEPIERSVGGRAVAYTGTTLAVAHARPIEDVRQGLEERYGDALDRLGTALGRLGVDAEPGEPPNSFCPGTHSLQVAGRKVAGVAQRVKQNAALVAAVVVVDGRKEIADVLDPIYDALDVPFDPDTVGSVAGAGGPADPERVARTIEDAIAGDRATTVEYLSESHFRDV, encoded by the coding sequence ATGCGCGTGCTCCGCGGGCGCGCCGCGACGCCCGAGGCCGACCGCGATGCCACCGCCGAGTTGCTGGAACGGGCTGGCGAGACGGGCGAGCCGGCCCTGCGCGTCTGGCGACCGCACCGACAGATCGCGTTCGGGCGTCGTGACGCCACCGCCGAGGGGTACGACCTCGCGCGCTCGATCGCACGCGAGCACGGCTTCGAGCCGATCGAGCGAAGCGTCGGCGGCCGGGCGGTCGCCTACACCGGCACGACGCTGGCAGTCGCACACGCTCGCCCGATCGAGGACGTTCGGCAGGGTCTCGAAGAGCGCTACGGCGACGCCCTCGACCGGCTCGGCACCGCGCTGGGGCGCCTCGGCGTCGACGCCGAACCGGGCGAGCCGCCGAACTCTTTCTGTCCGGGCACCCACTCGCTGCAGGTCGCGGGGCGTAAGGTGGCTGGCGTCGCCCAGCGCGTCAAACAGAACGCCGCGCTCGTCGCCGCCGTCGTCGTGGTCGACGGTCGGAAGGAGATCGCAGACGTACTCGACCCGATCTACGACGCGCTGGACGTGCCGTTCGATCCCGACACCGTGGGGAGCGTGGCGGGCGCCGGCGGGCCGGCCGATCCCGAGCGGGTCGCCCGGACGATCGAGGACGCTATCGCCGGGGACCGCGCGACGACGGTCGAATATCTCTCGGAGTCGCACTTCCGAGACGTTTAG
- a CDS encoding dihydroorotase, producing the protein MLIANATLPDGRERDVRIADGQIDAVEPSLSGEPDIDAAGKRLFPGALDVHVHFRQPGYSHKETWETGSKSAAAGGVTTVVDQPNTDPATVDGAGFDEKADLAAASYVDYGINGGVTADWDPEELFDRPLFALGEVFLADSTGDMGIDADLFADAVARCATSNRNAKRSDDAAARAAEHDVTITVHAEDADLFDSSVEGVDAGGAGRDADADLWSAFRAAEAEEAAVERAVEVGTGQGTAVHIAHTSTPEGIDAASAGGATCEVTPHHLFLSREDADELGTYGRMNPPLRSEERREAVFERVRDGTVDMIATDHAPHTREEKDVGLWDAPSGVPGVETMLPLLLEEARQGTLSYERVRDLIAANPADVFDLPNKGRIEEGRDADLVLFDPEDAREIRGEDLHSKCEWTPFEGRQGVFPELTLVRGEVVYRDGEFGDAVGRNVRER; encoded by the coding sequence ATGCTCATCGCCAACGCCACGCTGCCGGACGGCCGCGAGCGCGACGTCCGGATCGCCGACGGGCAGATCGACGCCGTCGAGCCCTCGCTCTCGGGCGAACCGGACATCGACGCCGCGGGCAAGCGCCTGTTCCCCGGCGCGCTCGACGTGCACGTCCACTTCCGACAGCCGGGCTACTCGCACAAGGAGACGTGGGAGACGGGGTCGAAAAGCGCCGCCGCGGGCGGCGTGACGACGGTCGTCGACCAACCAAACACCGATCCGGCGACGGTCGACGGCGCCGGCTTCGACGAGAAGGCCGACCTCGCGGCGGCGTCGTACGTCGATTACGGCATCAACGGCGGCGTTACGGCCGACTGGGATCCCGAGGAGTTGTTCGATCGGCCGCTGTTCGCGCTCGGCGAGGTGTTTCTCGCGGACTCGACCGGCGACATGGGGATCGACGCCGACCTGTTCGCCGACGCCGTTGCGCGATGCGCAACCAGCAATCGGAACGCGAAGCGTTCCGATGACGCCGCCGCGCGGGCGGCCGAGCACGACGTGACCATCACCGTCCACGCCGAGGACGCCGACCTGTTCGACTCGTCGGTGGAGGGTGTCGACGCCGGCGGCGCGGGCCGGGACGCCGACGCCGATCTCTGGAGCGCGTTCCGGGCCGCCGAAGCCGAGGAGGCCGCGGTCGAGCGCGCCGTCGAGGTCGGCACCGGACAGGGGACGGCCGTTCACATCGCCCACACCAGCACCCCCGAGGGGATCGACGCGGCCAGCGCCGGCGGCGCAACCTGCGAGGTGACGCCCCATCACCTCTTTCTCTCTCGTGAGGACGCCGACGAACTCGGAACGTACGGCCGGATGAATCCGCCGCTGCGATCCGAAGAGCGCCGCGAGGCGGTCTTCGAGCGCGTCCGGGACGGAACGGTCGATATGATCGCCACCGACCACGCGCCCCACACCCGCGAGGAGAAGGATGTCGGGCTCTGGGACGCGCCCAGCGGCGTCCCCGGCGTCGAGACGATGCTCCCACTCTTGCTTGAGGAGGCCCGGCAGGGGACGCTTTCCTACGAGCGCGTCCGGGACCTCATCGCCGCCAATCCCGCCGACGTGTTCGACCTGCCGAACAAGGGTCGGATCGAGGAAGGCCGGGACGCCGATCTCGTGCTGTTCGATCCCGAGGACGCCCGCGAGATCCGCGGCGAGGACCTCCACTCGAAGTGCGAGTGGACGCCGTTCGAGGGCCGACAGGGCGTGTTCCCCGAGTTGACGCTCGTGCGCGGCGAGGTCGTCTACCGCGACGGCGAGTTCGGCGATGCCGTCGGCCGGAACGTCCGGGAGCGATAG
- a CDS encoding AAC(3) family N-acetyltransferase: MVAHLPETLWRSATHYVRKRRDTPTGPSSSELFESILSEYDEETVFVHAGLSDVRAAFGGDPYEFLLDRLDAEFESILTPGFTQSFRETGYFHRAETEPAVGAFSSLLFEDADYRTRDPLHSILVRGEYRFEDRTHRDTFAPAGCFGKLNDDGVRILNVGTPWLVSTQLHYVERVLDVPYTRTMEVEGTVEYADGDREEIVQRNYSKNKYVYYWNRLGIQRDLMTEGVLDVYDLNGLSVLSVRADDLLDTLEPKIEADPYYLVR, from the coding sequence ATGGTCGCCCACCTGCCGGAGACGCTCTGGCGCAGCGCGACGCACTACGTTCGGAAGCGCCGCGACACGCCGACCGGCCCCTCGTCATCGGAGCTGTTCGAGTCGATTCTCTCGGAGTACGACGAAGAAACCGTGTTCGTCCACGCCGGGCTGAGCGACGTTCGCGCGGCCTTCGGCGGCGATCCCTACGAGTTCCTGCTCGACCGCCTCGACGCCGAATTCGAATCGATCCTGACGCCGGGCTTCACCCAGTCGTTCCGCGAGACGGGCTACTTTCACCGCGCCGAGACCGAGCCGGCCGTGGGTGCGTTTTCGAGCCTGCTGTTCGAGGACGCCGACTACCGCACCCGCGATCCGCTCCACTCCATTCTCGTTCGAGGCGAGTACCGCTTCGAGGATCGGACCCACCGCGACACGTTCGCGCCGGCGGGCTGTTTCGGCAAGCTCAATGACGACGGCGTGCGCATCCTCAACGTCGGGACGCCGTGGCTCGTCTCGACCCAGCTCCACTACGTCGAGCGCGTGCTGGACGTGCCCTACACTCGGACGATGGAGGTCGAAGGCACCGTCGAGTACGCCGACGGCGACCGCGAGGAGATCGTCCAGCGAAACTACAGCAAGAACAAGTACGTCTACTACTGGAATCGGCTGGGCATCCAACGCGACCTGATGACCGAGGGCGTCCTCGACGTGTACGACCTCAACGGCCTGTCGGTGCTCTCGGTCCGGGCCGACGACCTGCTTGACACGCTGGAACCGAAGATCGAGGCCGATCCGTACTATCTGGTGCGCTGA
- a CDS encoding DUF5806 family protein gives MTDESPTPGAEDDLSADRADERDDAADPEASTDDENSTEVDTQTDAAASSDDDATAAQPSVPDPEAASSADDSPDVPPDVQKYARFKKMDGAQYERVNEFLRDRTYVTAREWAIARLCADFRTETGVEMTKIGENLPDLVPFMTDTYTPQAVNQARASFEEKVRKAGATFLYGAMCDFFTAEELDDVMYEATEVAKFLLEVEGVDLTVEEELDAEDRISAVMRDVRESSAELRHDHAECPECGHDLTADD, from the coding sequence ATGACTGACGAGTCGCCGACGCCCGGCGCCGAGGACGATCTTTCTGCCGACCGCGCCGACGAGCGAGACGACGCCGCGGACCCCGAGGCGTCGACAGACGACGAGAATTCGACCGAGGTCGACACCCAGACGGACGCCGCTGCGTCGTCAGACGACGACGCCACTGCGGCCCAGCCCTCCGTGCCCGACCCCGAGGCGGCGTCCAGCGCGGACGACAGCCCCGACGTGCCGCCGGACGTGCAGAAGTACGCCCGTTTCAAGAAGATGGACGGCGCGCAGTACGAGCGGGTCAACGAGTTCCTCCGGGATCGAACGTACGTGACGGCCCGCGAGTGGGCGATCGCCCGATTGTGTGCCGACTTCCGGACCGAGACCGGCGTCGAGATGACCAAGATCGGCGAGAACCTGCCCGATCTCGTGCCCTTCATGACCGACACGTACACGCCCCAAGCGGTCAATCAGGCCCGAGCGTCGTTCGAGGAGAAGGTCCGAAAGGCCGGCGCGACCTTCCTCTACGGCGCGATGTGTGATTTCTTCACCGCCGAGGAGCTCGACGACGTGATGTATGAAGCCACCGAGGTCGCAAAGTTCCTGCTGGAGGTCGAGGGCGTCGATCTCACGGTCGAGGAGGAACTCGACGCCGAAGACCGGATCTCGGCGGTGATGCGAGACGTTCGGGAGTCGAGCGCCGAGTTGCGCCACGACCACGCCGAGTGTCCCGAGTGCGGGCACGACCTGACCGCCGACGACTGA
- a CDS encoding universal stress protein, with the protein MKVLLGIGGSDESQRALDETVARAAETDDELTIAIFEKPGAERDPDETETTARERLDEAGVDATIRHVDGDPGSRLVQIAEAEEFDQLVIGGGEVSPMGKIQLGSVTEFVLLNAQVTVKLVR; encoded by the coding sequence ATGAAGGTACTGCTCGGGATCGGAGGGAGCGACGAGTCCCAGCGCGCCCTCGACGAGACGGTGGCGCGCGCCGCCGAGACCGACGACGAACTGACGATCGCCATCTTCGAGAAGCCCGGCGCGGAGCGCGACCCCGACGAGACCGAGACCACCGCACGCGAGCGACTGGACGAGGCGGGCGTCGACGCGACGATCCGGCACGTCGATGGCGATCCGGGGAGCCGACTGGTACAGATCGCCGAGGCCGAGGAGTTCGACCAGCTCGTCATCGGCGGCGGCGAAGTGAGTCCGATGGGGAAGATCCAGCTCGGATCGGTCACCGAATTCGTGCTGTTGAACGCGCAGGTCACGGTCAAGCTGGTACGATGA
- a CDS encoding GNAT family N-acetyltransferase, whose amino-acid sequence MSDDRIYPDEPAGDFPEPPLSFEDREGRSIDIEPYEPGDEEALVEMYVEFDPADRAQGIPPSTEERVRDWLELIVDEGHNVVAWHGDAIAGHATLVPDGGEAYELAIFVTQEYQRAGIGGRLIRALLGYGASQDVDRVWLTVERWNRAAVALYEDVGFERSGTESFELEMSLQLH is encoded by the coding sequence ATGAGTGACGACCGCATCTACCCCGACGAGCCGGCGGGCGACTTCCCCGAGCCGCCGCTGTCCTTCGAGGACCGCGAAGGTCGATCCATCGACATCGAGCCCTACGAGCCCGGCGACGAGGAGGCGCTCGTCGAGATGTACGTCGAGTTCGACCCGGCCGACCGCGCGCAGGGGATCCCGCCCTCGACCGAGGAGCGGGTCCGCGACTGGCTGGAGCTGATCGTCGACGAGGGCCACAACGTCGTCGCGTGGCACGGCGACGCCATCGCCGGGCACGCGACGCTCGTGCCCGACGGCGGCGAGGCGTACGAACTCGCCATCTTCGTCACCCAAGAGTACCAGCGCGCGGGGATCGGCGGCCGGCTGATCCGCGCGCTGCTTGGCTACGGTGCGAGTCAGGATGTCGATCGCGTCTGGCTCACCGTCGAGCGGTGGAACCGGGCCGCCGTCGCGCTGTACGAGGATGTCGGGTTCGAGCGTAGCGGCACCGAGAGCTTCGAGCTAGAAATGTCGCTCCAGCTACACTGA
- a CDS encoding universal stress protein, with product MNTEQTAGDADALSVERVLVPVDGSDESMQAVEYAVAVADRYDAALSAVYVVGEDVVRGLESGEIDEDDVAEDNRAYLESVADMAADADVPADTTIAFGFSTRRKTQHPGSVILDVADEVSADFLVIPREPNADDEPDVLEKAAEYTLLYASQPVLSV from the coding sequence ATGAATACGGAACAGACGGCTGGCGACGCCGACGCGCTCTCGGTCGAGCGCGTGCTCGTCCCCGTCGACGGCAGCGACGAGTCGATGCAAGCCGTCGAGTACGCCGTCGCCGTCGCCGACCGGTACGACGCCGCGCTGTCGGCCGTGTACGTCGTGGGCGAGGACGTGGTTCGCGGCCTCGAAAGCGGCGAGATCGACGAGGACGACGTGGCCGAGGACAACCGGGCGTATCTGGAGTCGGTCGCCGACATGGCCGCCGACGCCGACGTGCCGGCCGACACGACGATCGCGTTTGGCTTCTCGACGCGCCGGAAGACCCAGCACCCCGGCAGCGTCATTCTCGACGTGGCCGACGAGGTCAGCGCCGACTTTCTGGTGATCCCGAGAGAGCCAAACGCCGACGACGAGCCGGACGTGCTCGAAAAAGCCGCAGAATACACGCTGTTGTACGCCAGCCAGCCCGTGCTGTCAGTGTAG
- a CDS encoding universal stress protein produces MIDTVVVATDGSASVRRAVDVALDLADRFDAEVHALYVIDESEVEASPEELRQDLHGALEESGQEALDGVRERTDREVVTEVREGRPADEISAYAREIDADVVATGTRGRHGEHRFLLGSVAERVVRSCPVPVLSVRQLA; encoded by the coding sequence ATGATCGACACCGTCGTCGTCGCCACGGACGGGTCGGCGAGCGTCCGGCGCGCGGTCGACGTCGCGCTCGACCTCGCGGACCGGTTCGACGCCGAGGTACACGCCCTGTACGTGATCGACGAGAGCGAGGTCGAGGCCTCGCCCGAAGAACTACGACAGGACCTCCACGGCGCGCTCGAAGAGAGCGGGCAGGAAGCGCTGGACGGCGTCCGCGAGCGGACCGACCGTGAGGTTGTCACCGAAGTACGCGAAGGGCGACCGGCCGACGAGATCTCGGCCTACGCCCGCGAGATCGACGCCGATGTCGTCGCCACCGGCACGCGCGGACGCCACGGCGAACACCGCTTCCTGCTCGGTAGCGTCGCCGAGCGCGTCGTTCGATCGTGTCCGGTGCCGGTGCTGTCGGTGCGCCAGTTGGCCTGA
- a CDS encoding DHH family phosphoesterase, with protein sequence MDDDLIDDEELAPPRKSVLPGEGFFVPDSFEEDLEEQEAAEELEGASVAVVADPDADGLACVALLREVYGEAALVPAGPHDLEEGMEYVAEYGADDIRAFVCDLCPDKFEYVEDELAALTERAGEVRWFDHHQWDDDVAAAVRDAGVELVVGDSDEVCTADVALRELDYEFPEHFEALAAVTRDHDLWIREDARSDDLADYSYWSDPEEYVETVLEHGADLPEDVLDFLEEQRVEKEDLIERAVARAEYEEIGPWTVGVTYGRCSQNEVAEAMREAGADASVIVKPAGSASIRGTDEFERCHEVAGQVNGGGHPKAAGCKPDIYDDMLDYANHWTSRGATTKQVILDAFETVVPDDYDDEDAEDADEKEN encoded by the coding sequence ATGGACGACGATCTTATCGACGACGAGGAGCTGGCCCCGCCGCGTAAGTCCGTGCTGCCCGGCGAGGGATTTTTCGTTCCCGATTCCTTCGAGGAGGATCTCGAAGAGCAAGAGGCAGCCGAGGAACTGGAGGGTGCGAGCGTCGCGGTCGTCGCCGACCCCGACGCCGACGGACTGGCCTGCGTCGCCCTGCTCCGGGAAGTGTACGGCGAGGCCGCGCTCGTGCCCGCTGGCCCCCACGATCTTGAGGAGGGCATGGAGTACGTCGCCGAGTACGGCGCCGACGACATCCGGGCGTTCGTCTGTGACCTCTGTCCTGACAAGTTCGAGTACGTCGAGGACGAACTCGCCGCCTTGACCGAGCGCGCCGGCGAGGTGCGCTGGTTCGACCACCACCAGTGGGACGACGACGTCGCCGCCGCTGTGCGGGACGCCGGCGTCGAACTGGTCGTCGGCGACTCCGACGAAGTCTGCACCGCCGACGTTGCGCTGCGCGAACTGGACTACGAGTTCCCCGAGCACTTCGAGGCCCTCGCCGCCGTCACCCGCGACCACGACCTCTGGATCCGCGAGGACGCCCGCAGCGACGACCTCGCCGACTACTCCTATTGGTCCGACCCCGAGGAGTACGTCGAGACGGTGCTCGAACACGGCGCCGACCTTCCCGAGGACGTGCTCGACTTCCTCGAAGAACAACGCGTCGAGAAGGAGGATCTGATCGAGCGGGCGGTCGCCCGCGCCGAGTACGAGGAGATCGGCCCGTGGACCGTCGGCGTCACCTACGGCCGCTGCTCGCAAAACGAGGTCGCAGAAGCGATGCGCGAGGCCGGCGCCGACGCCTCGGTGATCGTCAAACCGGCGGGATCGGCGTCGATCCGGGGCACCGACGAGTTCGAGCGCTGCCACGAAGTCGCCGGGCAGGTCAACGGCGGCGGCCACCCGAAGGCGGCGGGCTGCAAGCCCGACATCTACGACGACATGCTCGACTACGCCAACCACTGGACCTCTCGGGGCGCCACGACCAAGCAGGTGATCCTCGACGCCTTCGAGACCGTCGTTCCGGACGACTACGACGACGAAGACGCCGAAGACGCCGACGAAAAGGAGAACTAA
- a CDS encoding DUF5807 family protein, with protein sequence MTDARAEFLAGQRPEDVAIYLADAAVDDPSTLDSYGERVDDGTLIVVEGEKGRSAFQAATGMDAMGFAKQAMGTDGEISEDLTGGACPEGEDHATRFVFAFAEEQNEEVGGLYGEGDVIHAYAQCECGTAYSHKWIAGER encoded by the coding sequence ATGACCGACGCACGCGCGGAGTTTCTGGCCGGACAGCGACCCGAGGACGTGGCTATCTACCTCGCGGACGCCGCCGTCGACGACCCCTCGACGCTCGATTCCTACGGCGAGCGGGTCGACGACGGGACGCTGATCGTCGTCGAGGGCGAGAAGGGCCGCAGCGCGTTTCAGGCCGCAACGGGGATGGACGCGATGGGATTCGCCAAACAGGCGATGGGTACCGACGGCGAGATTAGCGAGGACCTGACTGGCGGGGCTTGTCCGGAGGGCGAAGACCACGCTACGCGGTTCGTGTTCGCGTTCGCGGAAGAACAAAACGAGGAGGTCGGCGGGCTCTACGGCGAGGGCGACGTGATCCACGCGTACGCCCAATGCGAGTGCGGCACCGCCTACTCCCACAAGTGGATCGCCGGCGAGCGTTGA